In Haemophilus parainfluenzae, one genomic interval encodes:
- a CDS encoding ABC transporter ATP-binding protein has translation MSYIQLNHVMKKFGDVIAIEDLNLSIEKGECFSMLGPSGCGKTTTLRMIAGFEDLDGGEIKVGDKLLSSKKNNFYLPPEKRNFGMVFQAFAVWPHMTVYDNVAFPLKLKNISAQEIEKRTTDALRHTNLLSVAKKSPDDLSGGGKQRVALARALAINPDVMLLDEPLSSLDPHLREEMRFEIKALQKKFGFSIIYVTHDQSEAMALSDRIMVMKKGAVQQIDTPLNIYNNPANKFVFNFIGLSNQLNVNLASQGIHIDKVDGIFNLPEMPNNDLLSQGKAILASRPSDIEFVQQGGIPGVVKRRSYLGEVTDYNIQVGDQDIRVQIGRRDSGPKEGETCQIAFEHLHWYPAE, from the coding sequence ATGAGCTATATTCAATTAAATCATGTCATGAAAAAATTTGGTGATGTTATTGCCATTGAAGATCTTAACCTTTCTATCGAAAAAGGAGAATGTTTCTCTATGCTAGGGCCATCAGGTTGTGGAAAAACAACAACCCTAAGAATGATCGCTGGCTTTGAAGACTTAGACGGAGGAGAAATTAAAGTCGGTGATAAATTACTGTCATCGAAGAAAAACAATTTCTATCTCCCGCCAGAGAAACGCAATTTCGGTATGGTCTTTCAGGCCTTTGCAGTATGGCCACATATGACGGTATACGATAACGTTGCCTTTCCGTTAAAACTCAAAAATATTTCAGCACAAGAAATTGAAAAACGAACAACTGATGCCTTAAGACACACTAATTTACTTAGTGTTGCCAAGAAAAGCCCTGATGATTTATCTGGTGGCGGAAAACAACGTGTGGCTCTTGCTAGAGCATTAGCAATCAACCCAGACGTCATGTTACTAGACGAACCATTATCAAGCTTAGATCCCCATCTTCGCGAAGAAATGCGTTTTGAAATTAAGGCATTACAGAAAAAATTTGGGTTCTCAATTATTTATGTGACTCATGACCAATCTGAAGCGATGGCACTTTCAGATCGTATTATGGTCATGAAAAAAGGGGCAGTACAACAAATTGATACCCCATTAAATATTTATAATAACCCAGCTAACAAGTTTGTCTTCAATTTTATCGGGTTATCAAATCAATTAAATGTAAACCTAGCATCGCAAGGTATTCATATTGATAAAGTTGATGGTATTTTCAATCTTCCAGAAATGCCAAATAATGACTTACTTTCACAAGGTAAAGCCATATTAGCAAGCCGTCCATCTGACATTGAATTTGTTCAACAAGGTGGAATCCCTGGTGTCGTAAAACGTCGCTCTTATCTTGGTGAAGTGACGGATTATAATATCCAAGTTGGAGATCAAGATATTCGTGTTCAAATTGGACGACGAGATTCTGGTCCGAAAGAAGGGGAAACATGTCAGATAGCCTTTGAACATTTGCATTGGTACCCTGCTGAATAA